The window CAGGATCACTGTGTCCTCACTCAGCAGTTTGTAATGCTGAGAGTTTACAGGTCATGCAGTGATGCTCACTCTGTGTTTTAATGTCTGTCAGTTTGCGGTCAGGCGAGTCTGAACACCAGGATTGTAGGAGGACAGGCCGCCCCTCCTGGCAGCTGGCCCTGGCAGGTCAGTCTGCAAGATTCTGATGGTCACTTCTGTGGAGGATCCCTCATTAACAATCAGTGGGTGCTGTGTGCTGCTCACTGCTTCAAGAGGTGAGCAacaagattagaaaaaaaaaagaaagatttgctCTATGAAGAAACTATGAAAGGCCAAAGATCCCAATCTGGAGGGCAGGACCTCTCTGAGGGTCCCAGGATGAATCTTTAACAGGGCCTCTAACATCACTGTACCcaatcattttatatttaaatgatcatttatcatttctgcactgtttttgtgtctttgatgATCCCAGTATCACTGCAAGTGATGTGACTGTGTATCTGGGCCTTCAGAGTCTGCAGGGATACAACCGCAATGAAGTGTCTCGGACAGTAACACAGATCATCAAACATCCCAACTACAACTCCGTTACCTCTGACAATGACATCGCCCTCCTGAAGCTCTCCTCACCGGTGAATTTCACTCCCTACATTGCTCCCGTCTGCCTGGCAGCCTCAGGCAGCACCTTCTACAGTGGCACTAACACCTGGGTCACCGGCTGGGGCGATACTGGAAGTGGAGGTGGGTCATAAAGACACCTGATTACTTTCAGAGAAATGAAGACTACAATGCAGGAAACAACTGTGTTCTCAGACATCTCAGAAATATTTAGAGCAGCAAAATTCTCCTGAAAGCTAAAGTTTCATAAACCAGAGTCTGATGACTGCAAACACACTGAGTTCAGCCTTCAACAGAAAATTATCAGTGAGAACAAACAGATTTGAGCTTTACTAAAATCTTTTTAATGATGTCACTAGATGAAAGGAAGCAGGCTGCATCTTCAGAGGAGGCACACAAACTCAGCTTGGCTGCTTGTTTCATGATTAATAATTGACTGGCTGAAAGCACAGATGGTTTCAGGAGGTCTCTGAACCCAACTAAGAGATGGGTACAGAGACCCGAccatttgtcctattggaaaaattcagacagtttaaaaaaggtgaaaaaattGCACCCACACTCCTACACCTTCACACCCAACACAATGTTATTATGGTGATTATTGCCAGAAGCCAAGAATGGTGCAACTTCTGATGTTGATTTCCCATGGTCCCACCAGTAGCCCTTGATAAATAAAGGGTTGAGGGCCAGCTCCTGATGtctgtaaaacaaaaatctgaacaGGGGTGGGTGGAGGGACCAAAACAAAACCGTGTCTAAGCAGTTTCTAAGTTCTGGTGGTCTGTCCGACCATGGACAAAATCAGGGAAAACCAAGCAGTTCTTGGGGCAGACCAGGAGCCTAGTGGCCAAGGCGGAGCAGCTCTGGATGTTGGCCGGGTGGCTGGCGGCAAAGACAAAGCAGTTCAGGTCACGGGTTGGGTGGCCAGCGGCGTGGACAAGGCAGATCAGGTGACTGGCTGCGGGGCCAGTGGCGTGGGTGAGGCAGTTCACGAGGCCGGCAATGGTGCCACAGCGAAGGCCCTCCGGAGCCTTGGCAGGTGGTCTCTGGGGCACCTCTGGTGGCTGACAAGGGCAAGGGTGATGGAATACTTGTGGTGGTCGGCAGCGAAGAGCCTCAATTGACATTGCAGAAGGCTGACATTGAAAAAGGTAACGAGACACCAACAGTGGCTGGCAACAAGGATTGTGACCCTGAGGACTCTGACAACCCAGACGACTGTGGATGACTGTACGCCCTGCAGAGGGTTCTAAGCTTCCTTGAACCCTCTGCAGGGCGTACAGCTGTCTCCATTAATGAGGATCCACTGTAGCTCCATGAGGTTGAGGATTTTGCTGGGCTCTAGCTGCCCCTGCCCGCAGAATGCTAGGTGTTTATGAAAGTCAGTATTATTTATTGTAAGAGTCAGACATTAATCTTccaatttttcatgaaatagtctTCAAGTCACAAATGAATTTCAACCGTAAAGCTAACTGtgaatattttctctgtttttccacTGCACTCATGCAGCACTGCACCTCTGAAGTTATACAAAGGTGCAGtatttcatcttttttgttgctgcagtttcACATTGAATGAAAGTCTCATTTCAATGTGATTGACTTTCTAGAATTTTTCTCCTCATTTACAAATCACATATttaattttagtgtttttactGCCTTTGCCATATTCCTGCActtttctctgcatttggtaaatggtaaatggactagttcttatatagcgcttttctactcagatatgagcactcaaagcacttacacaacacgttttacatttacccatgcacacccattcatacaagcacttccatgattaattaattaagctaagtgcttttaattatttaacattcacacacattcatactccgacagaacggtcggagagcaacttggggttaagtatcttgcccaaggatacattggcatgcagcctgcagtagccaggaattgaaccactgaccttccaatcagtaggtgacctgctctacctactgagctacagccactgtCACCAGTTATCAGTCAGCTGAACAACATCGAACTCACAGCAGAGAAACACCATCACATCACCCCCATCTTTAAATCCTGGCCCCCTGAGTACCTGAAACTTTAGTCtcagaatatttttaaggaGCCAAAATGTTCATTCTAATCATTACCTGCAATGATCTGTAAAGTGAGTCACTTTTACCTGACCCCCTCACAATCAGCTGATGTTTTTTGGACAATAACTTTActatatttaatgaagccatgcaaaatgtcacatttataCTGTGAATACAGAATAAAAGTAGTGTCACAGCAATGTCGATGTTGCCCTCTGAAGCTGAGGCGAGTAAAAGGAGCATGCAAtcatatgccaaaaaaaaattatctcacAATCTGAACAGGAAATGACACAAATAAACTGAGACCCTCTGTGATCCAGACCCTTCAAGGGAGTTAAAAAAATTTCTTTGGGAACTAAAattacctgattttttttttttaattgatttaacTTTTACTTAACCAGAAGAGTCTGGATTATATTGGTTTGCTCCATCTTCAGCCTGAACAAGTCAcaatctgatgtttttttttttttaatgtctttagcccagtaaaataaaataaaggtctTTTACTACTTTTCTAAACCTGCCCTGAGTGCCTGGATCTCTATGTTTTATGccatttttcatttataatcTTTCCACTTGTCTTCTTGACATGTGAATGCCAGTGTTGTTTTGCCATTTCAAAGAAAGTTATTTTCATACAAAAGAAATAATGTCGAGAAGATAATCCTGGTACAAAATGTAGGTAAAAAGGAAGCATTTCATATGCCATAACATGATTTGACCAGCCAACTATCACACATGCTGATATGACCCGTGAAAATTGCACTTTTTGAACTGATATTTTGCTCCCTTAGTGTCCCTTCCTTCCCCACAAAACCTGATGGAGGTGGAGGTTCCCATTGTGGGGAACAGGAAGTGTAACTGTAACTATGGAGTGATATCAATCACTGACAACATGGTCTGTGCCGGGTTATCTGTAGGAGGAAAGGACTCCTGTCAGGTGATCATTTTTACCTGTTTGGCAGACTTTTACCTTCTGCAAAGATTCTTCTCCTCAGCTAACACTAAATGTTTCTGCTCTCAAAgggggattcaggaggtccatTGGTGATCAAGCAGAACAGTCGCTGGATTCAGGCGGGAATCGTCAGTTTTGGGGAAGGTTGTGCCTCGCCGAATTTCCCAGGAGTCTACACCAGAGTATCCTGGTACCAGACCTGGATCAACAGCCAGATCACCTCCAACCAGCCGGGCTtcatcacattcacatctagTGGGACAGACAGTGACCTGAGTGTCTCCTGCACAGGACTGCCACCACTGACAACCATCACTACAACAGTCACGCTGCCTCTAACCCCTCCCCAACGTGAGTGCCCGTCATGTCAGCACTTTATAAGTCTATTCTTAACAACCTGAACTTGAACTGATGTGGTCCAagtttttaacatttctttgtGTCTACCTCTGGATTTTCTTTTCAGCATTAGTCTGTGGGCAAGCTCCAAGGAATTTTCATATTTTGGGAGGAACTTCAGTGCCAACAGCCGGCATGTGGCCGTGGATGGCGAGCCTACAGAAGAATGGAAGGCACGTGTGCGGTGGGACTCTGGTGGCCGTGGACTCAGTGCTGAGCAACGCCAACTGTTTCTCAAGGTGAGTTGCAGCAGAGGTTGAAGTTTGAACAGATGATGATACAGTTCATTCTCTGGGGACTCTGATGCCCAGTTTATGGTACTGCAACTGTGTTTATTTG is drawn from Archocentrus centrarchus isolate MPI-CPG fArcCen1 chromosome 8, fArcCen1, whole genome shotgun sequence and contains these coding sequences:
- the LOC115784254 gene encoding transmembrane protease serine 9-like, with the protein product MAFYKVICLAAVLMLLTQESKSQLDVCGQASLNTRIVGGQAAPPGSWPWQVSLQDSDGHFCGGSLINNQWVLCAAHCFKSITASDVTVYLGLQSLQGYNRNEVSRTVTQIIKHPNYNSVTSDNDIALLKLSSPVNFTPYIAPVCLAASGSTFYSGTNTWVTGWGDTGSGVSLPSPQNLMEVEVPIVGNRKCNCNYGVISITDNMVCAGLSVGGKDSCQGDSGGPLVIKQNSRWIQAGIVSFGEGCASPNFPGVYTRVSWYQTWINSQITSNQPGFITFTSSGTDSDLSVSCTGLPPLTTITTTVTLPLTPPQPLVCGQAPRNFHILGGTSVPTAGMWPWMASLQKNGRHVCGGTLVAVDSVLSNANCFSSSSVASEWTVVLGRLNQNGSNPFEVTLNVKNITLSQSNGTNIAILHLSARPTLTDYIQPICLDNGQTFSEGSVCWSAGWSPGRGGAEQVLQEFQTSVVNCGNASSSENICTGSFTLEQGDSGGPLMCKQDGSWFQMAVLTARSTSTRKRRDTAVMSFTRVSSFDTFLTETLGTWLSPASNTTKTKPNTNTTNTPNNTTNVTTMAITPPTVLQTSGSPSAHSLIFMFLHFLSLTLCLQLFL